CTCACAAGAAATTAGTTTAATGAGAAAGAGGAAAACATAATATTTTCAATACATATAAAAATAATATATAATATATTTAGTTTATAACTTAATGCAATTAAAATTCATCGCTTCAAACTGAATCTAACTACTCTAGGAGGTTTTTTCATGCAATCTGTCGTGGTCACCGGTGTTTCCTCAGGTATCGGATGGGGAACAGCCAAAATCTTGATTGAAAAAGGGTTCCATGTTTTTGGAAGTGTCCGTAAGAGTGAAGACGCTGATCGGCTGAGTGCCGAATGGGGAGAGGCATTTACTCCGCTTTTCTTTGATGTTACTGACGAGGAAGCCGTTCAGCGGGGAGCCGCCGTGGTGCGGGATCGTCTTCAAGGAAGAACCTTGTTTGGGTTGGTCAACAATGCTGGTATCGCTGTTCCTGCTCCGCTGATCCATCAGCCGATTAGCGATTATCGCTGGCAAATAGAAGTAAACCTTATCGGTCCGTTAATCGTAACCCAGGCATTTGCCGAGCTGCTCGGAGCAGACGATCAACTATCGGGCGATCCAGGCCGGATTGTTAATATCAGTTCAATTGGCGGAAAGATAGCAGGTCCATTTCTTGGAGCGTACCATGCATCGAAGTT
This window of the Bacillus gobiensis genome carries:
- a CDS encoding SDR family NAD(P)-dependent oxidoreductase; translation: MQSVVVTGVSSGIGWGTAKILIEKGFHVFGSVRKSEDADRLSAEWGEAFTPLFFDVTDEEAVQRGAAVVRDRLQGRTLFGLVNNAGIAVPAPLIHQPISDYRWQIEVNLIGPLIVTQAFAELLGADDQLSGDPGRIVNISSIGGKIAGPFLGAYHASKFGIEGFSETLRRELMIHGIDVIVIGPGSVATAIWDKAEQDDFSSYQNTEYASAMETFRQYMIENGKKGYTAERLGEIVWKALTATNPPVRYGYKAVQRPISNWVIPRLLPKRIVDMFLANNLGLKRKSKEENAHYKKAQNKEV